In a genomic window of Streptomyces noursei ATCC 11455:
- a CDS encoding thiamine pyrophosphate-dependent enzyme — MEPRQLLRNMVRIRCAEEVIADVYRDEQEMRTPVHFSIGQEATAVGVCTALRREDVAYSGHRCHAHYLAKGGDLRAMVAEFYGKESGCASGRGGSVHLTDQEAGFAASSAILGEMISVATGAAWAFAREGAPRVAATFFGDGASEEGVFHESLNFAALHRLPVIFVCENNQYALGSPVTARQPSGTSITGRARGYGIRAEQVDGNDVQAVYEAAHKAALHCREGNGPYFLELDTYRWREHVGPHWDHELGVRPQDEVESWIERCPIRRTTQALRATDPGIEDAVAAWDREFRAEVREAIALAKASPFPRVEDLLCGTYENRRGSGQCGNSPTARRSARRRPSEADPSIVLAGQSVDDHKGVYGTTGDAFARFGSARVMDIPNGENTFAGIAVGAASMGLRPLVVHTRDDFMFRPWTASSTSPRSGATCTGTGAARRS, encoded by the coding sequence GTGGAACCACGGCAGTTGCTGCGCAACATGGTGCGCATCCGGTGCGCCGAGGAAGTCATAGCCGACGTCTACCGCGATGAGCAGGAGATGCGCACGCCCGTGCACTTCTCCATCGGTCAGGAGGCCACCGCCGTCGGCGTGTGTACCGCGCTGCGCCGCGAGGACGTCGCCTACAGCGGTCACCGCTGTCACGCCCACTACCTGGCCAAGGGCGGCGATCTGCGCGCCATGGTCGCCGAGTTCTACGGCAAGGAGTCCGGCTGCGCGTCGGGCCGCGGCGGCTCGGTGCACCTGACCGACCAGGAGGCGGGCTTCGCGGCCTCGTCGGCGATCCTCGGCGAGATGATCTCGGTGGCCACCGGTGCCGCCTGGGCCTTCGCCCGCGAAGGGGCGCCCCGTGTGGCGGCCACCTTCTTCGGCGACGGCGCCTCCGAAGAGGGCGTCTTCCACGAGTCGTTGAACTTCGCCGCCCTGCACCGGTTGCCTGTGATCTTCGTCTGTGAGAACAACCAGTACGCGCTGGGTTCGCCGGTCACCGCCCGCCAGCCGTCGGGCACCAGCATCACCGGCCGGGCCCGCGGCTACGGCATCCGCGCCGAGCAGGTCGACGGCAACGACGTCCAGGCCGTGTACGAGGCCGCGCACAAGGCGGCGCTGCACTGCCGTGAGGGCAACGGCCCGTACTTCCTGGAGCTGGACACCTACCGCTGGCGCGAGCACGTCGGCCCGCACTGGGACCACGAGCTCGGCGTCCGCCCCCAGGACGAGGTGGAGTCCTGGATCGAGCGCTGCCCCATCCGCCGGACCACTCAGGCACTGCGCGCCACCGACCCCGGTATCGAGGACGCGGTGGCCGCCTGGGACCGGGAGTTCCGCGCCGAGGTGCGCGAGGCGATCGCGCTGGCGAAGGCGAGCCCGTTCCCCCGTGTCGAGGACCTGCTCTGCGGGACGTACGAGAACCGAAGGGGTAGCGGACAATGCGGAAACTCACCTACTGCCAGGCGATCAGCGAGGCGACGGCCCAGTGAGGCCGACCCGTCCATCGTGCTGGCCGGCCAGAGCGTCGACGACCACAAGGGCGTCTACGGCACCACGGGCGACGCCTTCGCGCGCTTCGGGTCCGCGCGGGTGATGGACATCCCCAACGGCGAGAACACCTTCGCGGGCATCGCCGTCGGCGCCGCGTCGATGGGACTGCGGCCCCTGGTGGTGCACACCCGGGACGACTTCATGTTCCGGCCATGGACGGCATCTTCAACCTCGCCGCGAAGTGGCGCTACATGTACGGGAACCGGGGCAGCGCGCCGGTCGTGA
- a CDS encoding tetratricopeptide repeat protein — protein MPGELAGLRDGHRKEADGLLTRTVEEEARRSGGRIDGAALLGRARAALDELAASAEEEYGAYVRALDEAAAGRRPLGERLSRKELGTPVVASAVAAVAAFGADLAAGTGGGPALGAGAAALVAGAAATVVKLTAGHLPAAHRHAGMRGQPGGPEQLRLQWLTALEVRGIRPFLDQQRMLAAASRGGGSSAARPAGKGTRGPQLRGADRSAAARRRSVLERSFAQLPQPDGPFAGRRTELAQLAQWVQAGRASTETRPIVVVLHGEPGSGRTALAVRAAHQLRDQFRGACLVDLRGDTPGEVPLPTRDALLHLLNRLGAPREQLLFRERPAQEQHVKRLTEVYHQHLTGLPVTLLLDDASDAEQVRALVPDRSDSLVLVTSRTPLELPADLQARVHHLPVAALDAAGTEELLRSAAPAGEAPADGTAPYDAQSIDRISELCAGLPLALRVAGSSLGSRSPAVLARELAAVDEAAPVERALSLRYADQPPQARQLLRRLALVGRASLGVAAAAALLGVPDAEAKRQLTALAEAGLIEHVRSARYRLHPLVHRFAHARLAVEEEPAERAAAQERLIRGYAELADAVIRLVDGNTSTRADRFGPHGFASLDAALQWLDDETSFITAALRHADQDVDQDTVSHLLGALCDYCLLRGDLYRLGELSELTRAAGQGLLVRSVQWRTGVAARQLGELDRARTTLSSVVDLYFEAQHPVGAARALRDLGITLQQQGSLTEAAAKLREALDLQTGPEMRGDRAWTLHALAAVERDRARLPEALEMLRESLALHEESESLHGQAWAHFQLGQVHLRRGDVPSAEAALGAALELYGRTHDDRGTAWAMTQLARARLVAGDTGPAVDQLRQAQPLHRQHEDARGEAWTMYYLGQALEERGERDEALRQLERARNMFSRMQDGYGLACARHHAGRVTRDLRAEQTGSLRNSGFARQLLQDARKDFQRIGVAHGEAWSVLELVIIDAGNGRTAQALALADEAAQLFAGYGDRRGEDWARFLRCTLLPFASPGGSVVGSAVAQEELAQLVRERHDGRDAKLADSAGTFALLLERGVEPESGWQGWRLGMVPDRHAREVMAVSATTE, from the coding sequence ATGCCGGGCGAACTGGCTGGGCTGCGGGACGGCCACCGGAAGGAAGCGGACGGGCTGCTGACGCGGACCGTCGAGGAGGAGGCGCGCCGCTCGGGCGGCCGGATCGACGGCGCGGCGCTGCTCGGCAGGGCCCGGGCGGCGCTGGACGAGCTGGCCGCCTCGGCGGAGGAGGAGTACGGGGCGTACGTCCGCGCACTGGACGAGGCTGCGGCCGGCCGACGGCCGCTCGGGGAGCGGCTGTCGCGCAAGGAGTTGGGCACCCCGGTGGTGGCGTCCGCGGTGGCCGCGGTGGCCGCGTTCGGTGCGGACCTGGCGGCGGGCACGGGCGGCGGCCCGGCGCTCGGGGCGGGCGCCGCGGCGCTGGTGGCGGGCGCGGCGGCCACGGTCGTGAAGCTGACCGCCGGCCATCTCCCGGCGGCGCACCGCCACGCCGGGATGCGGGGCCAGCCCGGCGGGCCCGAGCAGTTGCGGCTCCAGTGGTTGACGGCACTGGAGGTGCGGGGCATCCGGCCGTTCCTCGACCAGCAGCGGATGCTGGCCGCGGCATCCCGGGGCGGCGGTTCGTCCGCCGCCCGGCCGGCGGGGAAGGGCACCCGGGGGCCGCAGCTGCGCGGCGCGGACCGCAGCGCGGCGGCCCGCAGGCGCTCGGTCCTGGAGCGGTCTTTCGCCCAACTCCCCCAGCCGGACGGCCCGTTCGCCGGGCGCCGGACGGAGCTGGCGCAGCTCGCCCAGTGGGTGCAGGCCGGCCGGGCGAGCACCGAGACCCGGCCGATCGTGGTGGTGCTGCACGGCGAGCCGGGCTCGGGGCGGACGGCGCTGGCGGTGCGGGCGGCGCACCAGCTGCGCGATCAGTTCCGCGGCGCGTGTCTGGTGGATCTGCGCGGCGACACCCCGGGCGAGGTACCACTGCCGACCCGGGACGCCCTGCTGCACCTGCTCAACCGCCTGGGCGCGCCGCGCGAACAGCTGCTGTTCCGCGAGCGGCCCGCCCAGGAGCAGCACGTCAAACGACTCACCGAGGTCTACCACCAGCATCTGACCGGCCTCCCGGTGACGCTGCTGCTGGACGATGCCTCGGACGCCGAGCAGGTCCGGGCCCTGGTGCCGGACCGCTCCGACAGCCTGGTCCTGGTCACCTCCCGCACGCCGCTGGAACTTCCCGCGGACCTTCAGGCGCGGGTGCACCACCTCCCGGTGGCGGCACTGGACGCGGCGGGCACCGAGGAACTCCTGCGGTCGGCGGCGCCCGCCGGGGAGGCCCCGGCGGACGGCACGGCACCGTACGACGCACAGTCGATCGACCGGATCTCCGAGCTGTGCGCCGGACTGCCGCTGGCGCTGCGGGTGGCCGGCTCGTCGCTGGGCAGCCGCTCCCCCGCGGTGCTGGCCCGGGAGCTGGCCGCGGTCGACGAAGCGGCGCCGGTGGAGCGGGCGTTGTCGCTGCGCTACGCCGACCAGCCGCCGCAGGCCCGGCAGTTGCTGCGCCGGTTGGCCCTGGTGGGCCGGGCGAGCCTGGGGGTGGCCGCCGCGGCGGCGCTGCTGGGCGTCCCGGACGCGGAGGCGAAGCGCCAGCTGACGGCGCTGGCCGAGGCCGGGCTGATCGAGCACGTCCGCAGCGCGCGCTACCGCCTGCACCCCCTGGTGCACCGCTTCGCGCACGCCCGGTTGGCCGTCGAGGAGGAGCCGGCCGAGCGCGCCGCGGCCCAGGAGCGGCTGATCCGCGGCTATGCGGAACTGGCCGACGCGGTGATCCGGCTGGTCGACGGCAACACGTCCACCCGCGCCGACCGCTTCGGCCCGCACGGCTTCGCGTCCCTGGACGCGGCCCTGCAGTGGCTGGACGACGAGACCAGCTTCATCACCGCCGCCCTGCGCCACGCCGATCAGGACGTCGACCAGGACACCGTCTCGCACCTGCTGGGCGCGCTGTGCGACTACTGCCTGCTGCGCGGCGACCTCTACCGCCTGGGCGAGCTGAGCGAACTGACCCGGGCCGCCGGCCAGGGTCTGCTGGTGCGCTCGGTGCAGTGGCGCACCGGCGTCGCGGCCCGTCAGCTGGGCGAGCTGGACCGGGCCCGGACGACGCTGTCATCGGTGGTCGATCTCTACTTCGAGGCGCAGCACCCGGTGGGCGCCGCCCGCGCGCTGCGCGATCTGGGCATCACGCTCCAGCAGCAGGGCAGTCTCACCGAGGCCGCGGCCAAGCTGCGGGAGGCGCTGGACCTCCAGACCGGCCCCGAGATGCGCGGCGACCGCGCCTGGACGCTGCACGCCCTGGCGGCGGTGGAGCGGGACCGCGCCCGGCTCCCCGAGGCGTTGGAGATGCTGCGGGAGTCGCTGGCCCTCCATGAGGAGAGCGAGAGCCTGCACGGCCAGGCGTGGGCGCACTTCCAGCTCGGCCAGGTGCATCTGCGCCGGGGCGATGTGCCGAGCGCCGAGGCCGCGCTGGGCGCCGCACTGGAGCTGTACGGCCGGACGCACGACGACCGCGGCACGGCCTGGGCGATGACCCAGCTGGCGCGGGCCCGTCTGGTGGCCGGCGACACCGGCCCGGCCGTGGACCAGCTGCGCCAGGCGCAGCCGCTGCACCGCCAGCACGAGGACGCCCGCGGTGAGGCGTGGACGATGTACTACCTGGGCCAGGCGCTGGAGGAGCGTGGTGAGCGCGACGAGGCACTGCGGCAGCTGGAGCGCGCGCGGAACATGTTCAGTCGGATGCAGGACGGCTACGGCCTGGCCTGCGCCCGGCACCACGCGGGCCGGGTGACCCGGGATCTGCGGGCCGAGCAGACGGGTTCGCTGCGCAACAGCGGCTTCGCCCGCCAGCTGCTCCAGGACGCCCGGAAGGACTTCCAGCGGATCGGGGTGGCGCACGGCGAGGCGTGGTCCGTGCTGGAGTTGGTGATCATCGACGCGGGCAACGGCCGGACGGCCCAGGCGCTGGCGCTGGCCGACGAGGCCGCGCAGCTCTTCGCGGGCTACGGCGACCGGCGCGGTGAGGACTGGGCGCGGTTCCTGCGGTGCACGCTGCTGCCGTTCGCCTCACCGGGTGGTTCGGTGGTCGGCTCGGCGGTGGCGCAGGAGGAGCTGGCGCAGCTCGTGCGGGAGCGGCACGACGGCCGGGACGCCAAGCTGGCGGACTCGGCGGGGACCTTCGCGCTGCTGCTGGAGCGTGGGGTGGAGCCGGAGTCGGGGTGGCAGGGCTGGCGGCTGGGCATGGTGCCGGACCGCCACGCCAGGGAGGTCATGGCGGTGTCCGCGACGACGGAGTGA
- a CDS encoding type I polyketide synthase: MRERGAEVTVGACDEADSGALAALLAGLSGPPLTAVVHAAGVLDPGLLDTLTAEQTARVLRPKVDATRNLHELTRDLDLSAFVLFSSFASTVGAAGQGNYAAANAYLDAPAEQRRADGLVATSVAWGPWAEAGMAEDGAHEERLRRGGRPAMSPQLALAGLREALGRTEPAVVVADVDWAAFGPAFTALRPSPLLDGLLPTRPVAQSASAADGVPLAERLAKLPEAERGAVVGELVRTEVAAVLGYASADRVRPEQAFLERGFDSLTAVELRNRIAAATGLDLPATLTFDHPTLGALTDFLHAELVGAEAAPVEGAASGFLGSLYRQAVQQGTLSDFVTLLADAARFRPRFDASSAPRPPALVRLAEGPAKPELICCSGTAAIAGPHEFARFASAMRGVRDVPALPLPGYGRDEPLPVDLEDALRVQAEAVRAHTAGRPFVPFGHSGGATMANALACHLEEAGTAPAAVVLADIYSSDDLELLVEWQQDLARWTFERESAYVAMDDFRLTAMGAYDQFLATRQRFTKAPTLLVRASEPMAEWSGERDWRSSWDFAHTTVDVPGNHFTMMAEYASVTADSINQWLTGVV; this comes from the coding sequence TTGCGCGAGCGTGGCGCCGAAGTCACCGTCGGGGCCTGCGATGAGGCCGACTCCGGTGCGCTGGCCGCGCTGCTCGCCGGGCTGTCCGGTCCGCCGCTGACCGCGGTGGTGCACGCGGCGGGGGTGCTGGATCCGGGACTGCTGGACACCCTCACCGCCGAGCAGACGGCCAGGGTGCTGCGGCCCAAGGTGGACGCGACGCGGAACCTGCACGAGCTGACCCGCGACCTCGACCTGTCTGCGTTCGTCCTGTTCTCGTCGTTCGCCAGCACGGTGGGCGCGGCCGGACAGGGCAACTATGCCGCCGCCAACGCCTACTTGGACGCACCGGCCGAGCAGCGCCGGGCGGACGGGCTGGTGGCCACGTCCGTCGCATGGGGCCCATGGGCCGAGGCGGGGATGGCCGAGGACGGCGCGCACGAGGAGCGGCTGCGCCGTGGCGGACGGCCCGCGATGTCCCCGCAACTGGCCCTGGCCGGGCTGCGGGAGGCGCTGGGGCGGACCGAGCCGGCCGTCGTCGTCGCGGACGTCGACTGGGCCGCGTTCGGCCCGGCGTTCACCGCGCTGCGGCCGAGCCCGCTGCTCGACGGGCTGCTCCCGACCCGGCCGGTGGCCCAGTCGGCGTCGGCGGCGGACGGTGTGCCGCTGGCCGAGCGCCTGGCGAAGCTGCCCGAAGCCGAACGGGGCGCAGTGGTCGGTGAGTTGGTGCGGACCGAGGTGGCCGCCGTGCTGGGCTATGCGTCGGCCGACCGGGTCCGGCCGGAGCAGGCGTTCCTGGAGCGGGGCTTCGACTCGCTCACCGCGGTCGAACTCCGCAACCGCATCGCCGCCGCCACCGGTCTGGACCTCCCGGCGACCCTGACCTTCGACCACCCGACCCTCGGTGCGCTGACGGACTTCCTGCACGCCGAGCTGGTCGGTGCCGAAGCGGCGCCGGTGGAAGGCGCCGCATCCGGGTTCCTGGGGTCGCTGTACCGGCAGGCGGTGCAGCAGGGCACGCTCTCCGACTTCGTCACGCTGCTCGCCGACGCGGCGCGGTTCCGGCCGAGGTTCGACGCGTCCTCGGCGCCGCGGCCACCGGCCCTGGTGCGGCTGGCCGAAGGGCCGGCGAAGCCGGAGCTGATCTGCTGCAGCGGTACCGCGGCCATCGCCGGGCCGCACGAGTTCGCGAGGTTCGCCTCGGCGATGCGCGGGGTGCGGGACGTCCCGGCGCTTCCGCTGCCCGGCTACGGCAGGGACGAACCGCTCCCCGTGGACCTGGAGGACGCGCTGCGCGTGCAGGCCGAGGCCGTGCGCGCGCACACGGCGGGACGGCCGTTCGTGCCGTTCGGGCACTCCGGAGGGGCGACCATGGCGAACGCGCTCGCCTGCCACCTGGAGGAGGCCGGCACCGCGCCGGCCGCCGTGGTGCTGGCGGACATCTACTCGTCGGACGACCTGGAGCTGCTCGTGGAGTGGCAGCAGGACCTGGCGAGGTGGACGTTCGAACGGGAGTCGGCGTACGTGGCGATGGATGACTTCCGGCTCACCGCGATGGGTGCGTACGACCAATTCCTGGCAACCAGGCAGCGGTTCACAAAGGCGCCGACGCTGCTGGTCCGCGCCAGCGAGCCGATGGCCGAATGGTCCGGAGAACGTGACTGGCGGTCTTCTTGGGACTTCGCTCACACCACGGTTGATGTGCCTGGAAACCACTTCACCATGATGGCCGAGTACGCTAGCGTGACAGCGGATTCGATTAACCAGTGGCTGACGGGGGTCGTGTGA
- a CDS encoding cytochrome P450 has translation MATAMLLAAIGVQTTSSLVCNEVLALLADPARRDAVRAEPGLLPRVIDETLRSDPPVHLCALVAREDVEIAGQHLAAGSQLVVLLAAANRDPEVFADPERFDPRRAEAVPLQGGGHHELVAPLATLQAPAGEQDDAGRETVLRALDGDVLRLVQQVAEDGAVLLRNSGQRAGKEVAQVYLGASPEVKAPQADKALAGYAKVELAPGQSRRVTVHVAGQQLKYWNSTTHGWSTGAGTRSVYVGSSSTSLPLETKVVVPSS, from the coding sequence GTGGCGACGGCGATGCTGCTGGCCGCCATCGGTGTCCAGACCACGTCGAGTCTGGTGTGCAACGAGGTGCTGGCGCTGCTGGCCGACCCCGCACGACGGGACGCGGTGCGCGCCGAACCCGGCCTGCTGCCCCGGGTGATCGACGAGACGCTGCGCAGCGATCCGCCGGTGCACCTGTGCGCCCTGGTTGCCCGCGAGGACGTCGAGATCGCCGGTCAACACCTCGCTGCGGGCAGCCAGTTGGTTGTTCTGCTGGCCGCTGCCAACCGGGACCCCGAGGTCTTCGCCGACCCCGAGCGCTTCGATCCGCGCCGCGCCGAAGCCGTGCCCCTGCAAGGGGGCGGGCATCACGAACTGGTCGCCCCACTTGCCACGTTGCAGGCACCCGCTGGTGAGCAAGATGACGCTGGACGAGAAACTGTCCTTCGTGCACTGGACGGTGACGTTCTCCGGCTCGTTCAGCAGGTCGCCGAGGACGGCGCGGTGCTGCTGCGCAACAGTGGGCAGCGCGCCGGCAAGGAGGTCGCGCAGGTGTACCTGGGGGCGAGCCCCGAGGTGAAGGCACCGCAGGCGGACAAGGCGCTCGCCGGATACGCCAAGGTCGAACTGGCGCCGGGCCAGAGCCGGCGGGTGACCGTCCACGTCGCCGGACAGCAGCTGAAGTACTGGAACAGCACCACCCACGGGTGGTCCACCGGCGCCGGCACCAGGTCGGTGTACGTCGGCTCCTCCTCGACGAGCCTTCCGCTGGAGACGAAGGTCGTGGTGCCCTCCTCCTGA
- a CDS encoding aldo/keto reductase, translating into MGFGALRLTGPGYWGPPEDRAAALEIARLAVDLGVSFIDTADSYGLGASEEVLAEALRPYRDGLVIATKAGQCRPRPEQWVPLGRPEYLRQQAELSLRRLGLDRIDLFQLHRIDPKVPAAEQFGALKELQDEGKIRHIGLSKVTVEELEQAREQITVASVQNLYNLTDRHNDEVVDYCEKHAIAFVAWLPIARGELAAEGSPVTAVATELGVSTGQVALAWLLHRSPTVIPIPGTSSPVHLKENFAASDIVFSDDQLARLDALG; encoded by the coding sequence ATGGGATTCGGCGCCCTGCGGCTGACCGGCCCGGGCTACTGGGGCCCGCCGGAGGACCGTGCGGCGGCGCTCGAAATAGCTCGGCTGGCCGTCGACCTCGGCGTGTCCTTCATCGACACCGCCGACTCCTACGGGCTGGGAGCCAGCGAGGAAGTGCTGGCCGAGGCGCTGCGCCCGTACCGCGACGGCCTGGTGATCGCGACGAAGGCCGGCCAGTGCCGCCCCCGTCCCGAGCAGTGGGTACCGCTGGGCCGGCCCGAGTATCTGCGTCAGCAGGCCGAGTTGAGCCTGCGCCGGCTCGGGCTCGACCGCATCGACCTCTTCCAGCTGCACCGGATCGATCCGAAGGTGCCGGCGGCCGAGCAGTTCGGCGCGCTCAAGGAGCTGCAGGACGAGGGGAAGATCCGGCACATCGGGCTGTCCAAGGTCACCGTCGAGGAGCTGGAGCAGGCCCGTGAGCAGATCACCGTGGCCAGCGTGCAGAACCTGTACAACCTGACCGACCGGCACAACGACGAGGTCGTCGACTACTGCGAGAAGCACGCGATCGCGTTCGTCGCGTGGCTGCCGATCGCCCGCGGTGAACTGGCCGCAGAGGGCAGCCCGGTGACCGCCGTCGCCACCGAACTGGGCGTGTCCACGGGCCAGGTGGCGCTGGCCTGGCTGCTGCACCGCTCCCCTACGGTGATCCCCATTCCCGGCACCAGCTCGCCGGTGCATCTCAAGGAGAACTTCGCGGCGTCGGACATCGTGTTCTCCGACGACCAGTTGGCCCGGCTCGACGCCCTCGGATGA
- a CDS encoding thioesterase II family protein, with protein MAVFDEFTGLWVREFHPASPAAATLSCFPHAGGSASFYFPFSRQLSPALAVRAVQYPGRQDRLREPCAEDLLTLARRVFEALRPITGARPALFGHSMGAVLAFEVARMLEQEAGVTPAHLFVSGRRAPSIHRPESVHRRDDAGLIAEVRRLAGTNSQALDDEEILRMALPAIRGDYKAIETYVYRPGPPLSCPITSFIGDEDPRVSIEDARAWREHTTGEFDMKVFTGGHFYVNEHREAICDQISGKLLAADSRRPGA; from the coding sequence ATGGCGGTCTTCGACGAGTTCACGGGCCTGTGGGTGCGGGAGTTCCATCCTGCTTCGCCAGCTGCGGCCACGCTCTCCTGCTTCCCGCACGCGGGCGGTTCGGCGAGCTTCTACTTCCCCTTCTCCCGGCAGCTGTCACCGGCGCTCGCGGTGCGCGCGGTGCAGTATCCGGGGCGACAGGACCGGCTGAGGGAGCCTTGCGCGGAAGACCTGTTGACGCTCGCCCGCCGGGTCTTCGAGGCGCTGCGCCCGATCACGGGCGCCCGACCTGCCCTGTTCGGGCACAGCATGGGGGCGGTACTGGCCTTCGAGGTGGCCAGGATGCTGGAGCAGGAGGCCGGCGTCACTCCCGCCCACCTCTTCGTGTCCGGCCGCCGCGCGCCGTCGATCCACCGGCCGGAGTCGGTCCATCGGCGCGATGACGCCGGACTCATCGCGGAGGTGCGGCGGCTGGCCGGAACCAACAGCCAGGCGCTGGACGACGAGGAAATTCTGCGGATGGCACTGCCCGCCATCCGCGGCGATTACAAGGCGATCGAGACCTATGTCTATCGGCCGGGTCCGCCGCTCTCCTGCCCGATCACCTCGTTCATCGGTGACGAGGATCCCAGGGTGAGCATCGAGGACGCCCGGGCCTGGCGTGAGCACACCACCGGGGAATTCGACATGAAGGTTTTCACCGGTGGCCATTTCTACGTGAACGAGCACCGCGAAGCGATTTGCGACCAGATTTCCGGGAAGCTTCTCGCGGCGGATTCCCGGCGGCCTGGGGCGTAA
- a CDS encoding alpha-ketoacid dehydrogenase subunit beta yields the protein MDGIFNLAAKWRYMYGNRGSAPVVMRGIIGRGWGQGATHSQSLQSLFGHFPGLYVATPDSPADAKGLLISALRADTPVILLENRGLYGLEGEVPEEPVAVPFGKGRIARAGDDITIVAASLMVHEAEQAAEVLAGHGVSAEVVDVRSIRPLDDAMICESVAKTGHLVVADTSWARYGFSAEVAAVVAENVPQALRAPVRRVTPPDCPAPVSWPLENAFNPGAETITRACLETLRSAQGSVPEIEDVEDVMAGFIGPY from the coding sequence ATGGACGGCATCTTCAACCTCGCCGCGAAGTGGCGCTACATGTACGGGAACCGGGGCAGCGCGCCGGTCGTGATGCGCGGGATCATCGGCCGCGGCTGGGGCCAGGGCGCCACCCACTCGCAGAGCCTCCAGTCGCTGTTCGGCCACTTCCCCGGCCTGTACGTGGCGACCCCGGATTCGCCCGCCGACGCCAAGGGTCTGCTGATCAGCGCGCTGCGGGCGGACACCCCCGTCATCCTGCTGGAGAACCGCGGGCTGTACGGCCTAGAGGGCGAGGTCCCCGAGGAGCCGGTGGCGGTCCCGTTCGGCAAGGGGCGGATCGCCCGGGCCGGCGACGACATCACCATCGTGGCGGCCTCGCTGATGGTCCACGAGGCCGAGCAGGCCGCCGAGGTGCTGGCCGGCCACGGCGTCAGCGCCGAGGTGGTCGATGTGCGCAGTATCCGGCCGCTCGACGACGCGATGATCTGCGAATCGGTCGCGAAGACCGGCCACTTGGTGGTCGCGGACACCAGCTGGGCCCGCTACGGATTCTCGGCGGAGGTCGCCGCCGTGGTGGCGGAGAACGTGCCGCAGGCGCTGCGGGCGCCGGTCCGCCGGGTCACCCCGCCGGACTGCCCGGCGCCGGTGTCCTGGCCGCTGGAGAACGCGTTCAACCCCGGCGCCGAGACGATCACCCGGGCCTGCCTGGAAACGCTGCGCTCCGCGCAGGGCTCCGTGCCGGAGATCGAGGACGTGGAGGACGTGATGGCCGGCTTCATCGGCCCGTACTGA